A single genomic interval of Rhododendron vialii isolate Sample 1 chromosome 3a, ASM3025357v1 harbors:
- the LOC131320693 gene encoding uncharacterized protein At1g28695-like, producing MKSSSSSVELPPCPQLNQTTHTLRNRAFDFAILSLLFLGFLFIFIATPSSTLMPLLSSPSSQCNSSAMHKMAIYQDELDEVLAETSTENKTVIIAVVNKAYVEGDKSMLDLFLDGFWHGDGTQGLVNHVLIVATDPVSYNRCKFLRLHCYKLEVEGINFVEEKIYGNEDYYKMMWRRTQFLGDVLKRGYNFIFTDTDILWLRNPFSILSPNETFDFQIACDGYEGNKLCYVNNGFTIVRSNNKTITLYDTWYAKRNDDIRQTEQDVVRLLIENGFFKELGLNYRLLDTLYFSGFCENSRDIGFVVTVHANCCLGISAKLADLTTVIHDWERAKKLSANETSRFEWSKHKACKKKN from the exons ATGAAGAGTTCCTCTAGTAGCGTGGAGCTCCCGCCTTGCCCACAGTTGAATCAGACGACACATACGTTAAGGAATCGAGCTTTTGATTTCGCAATATTGTCGCTCTTGTTCCTCGGCTTCCTTTTCATCTTCATCGCCACTCCCTCCAGTACTCTGATGCCTCTCCTTTCCAGCCCTAGCTCCCAATGCAATTCCTCAGCCATG CATAAAATGGCTATTTATCAGGATGAACTCGACGAGGTTTTAGCCGAAACATCAACAGAAAACAAGACTGTTATTATCGCTGTGGTAAACAAAGCCTACGTGGAAGGAGACAAGTCAATGCTTGATCTATTCTTGGACGGTTTCTGGCACGGCGATGGTACTCAGGGGTTAGTAAATCACGTTCTAATTGTGGCCACCGATCCAGTATCCTACAACCGGTGCAAGTTTCTTCGACTTCATTGCTACAAGCTTGAAGTAGAAGGTATaaattttgttgaggagaagaTATACGGGAATGAAGATTATTACAAGATGATGTGGAGGCGGACTCAGTTTCTTGGGGATGTTCTCAAGCGTGGCTACAACTTCATATTCACG GACACTGATATATTATGGCTTAGGAACCCATTTTCCATTCTGAGCCCAAATGAAACATTTGACTTTCAAATCGCTTGCGATGGTTACGAAGGGAACAAACTCTGCTACGTCAACAACGGTTTTACCATTGTCAGATCAAACAACAAGACAATTACATTGTATGATACTTGGTACGCAAAAAGAAATGACGACATTCGACAGACTGAGCAGGATGTTGTGCGGTTGCTCATTGAAAATGGTTTCTTCAAAGAGTTAGGACTCAATTACAGGCTCTTGGACACACTCTATTTTAGTGGCTTTTGTGAAAATAGTAGAGATATTGGGTTTGTGGTGACTGTTCATGCTAATTGTTGTCTTGGTATAAGTGCCAAGTTGGCTGATCTAACGACTGTGATTCATGATTGGGAGAGAGCTAAGAAGTTATCTGCCAATGAGACGTCGAGATTTGAATGGTCAAAGCACAAAGCTTGTAAgaagaaaaattga
- the LOC131320694 gene encoding uncharacterized protein LOC131320694 isoform X6: MWDALLDCDFPYSNFESDSDSNSCDDEFGLVMLFGDQKPYVELPPSGSPRAYSWSDDDSGCDDDHTVPVEKSDGFDVCNTYRMDISKKTRCLDYDMFSKVAVEEYNLRFKGANSELEFVKVLMALSHPCNLIVLYLTLEAKDFADGGTIKIYQAVVWWTVGDVKVESFRLKPPEDEQEGSGNRGNEWFWKGH, translated from the exons ATGTGGGACGCGTTGCTTGATTGTGATTTTCCATATTCAAATTTCGAGTCAGATTCAGATTCAAATTCATGCGACGATGAGTTTGGCCTCGTTATGTTGTTTGGGGACCAAAAACCATACGTGGAGTTGCCTCCTTCAGGATCGCCAAGGGCGTATTCGTGGAGTGATGATGATAGTGGCTGTGACGATGACCATACCGTACCAGTTGAGAAAAGCGAT GGGTTTGATGTATGCAATACCTATCGGATGGACATAAGCAAAAAGACCAGATGCTTGGATTATGACATGTTCTCAAAGGTTGCGGTGGAGGAATACAACCTTCGCTTCAAG GGCGCAAATAGTGAGCTGGAGTTTGTGAAGGTTTTAATGGCACTGTCTCATCCATGCAATCTCATTGTGTTATATTTAACCTTGGAGGCCAAGGATTTTGCTGATGGAGGGACGATTAAGATCTATCAAGCTGTGGTGTGGTGGACGGTAGGTGACGTGAAGGTGGAATCCTTCAGGCTTAAACCTCCCGAGGATGAACAAG AAGGTTCAGGCAATCGTGGGAATGAATGGTTTTGGAAAGGTCACTAA
- the LOC131320694 gene encoding uncharacterized protein At1g28695-like isoform X2, with the protein MTSSTTKNRAFDFTILSLLLLGVLFIFIATPSGLKPLLSNRRPQCNCSIMYKMVVYQDELDEVLAETSTENKTVIIAVVNKAYVEGDKSMLDLFLDGFWIGDDTQGLVNHILIVATDPVSYNRCKFLRLHCYKLETEGVDFAGEQAFMSEDYVKMMWRRTLFLGDVLKRGYNFIFTDTDILWLRNPFSIMSANETFDFQMACDSYRGKESFDINNGFTIVRSNNKTISLYDIWYSKRKEYVGRNEQHVLVQLMQNGLFQDLGLNVRFLDTIYFSGFCENSRDVGLVVTVHANCCTTISAKLADLTIVIHDWERAKKLSANETSTFKWSEHIACTNSRNN; encoded by the exons ATGACTTCTTCCACAACGAAGAATCGAGCTTTTGATTTCACAATACTGTCGCTCTTGCTCCTCGGTGTACTTTTCATCTTTATCGCTACTCCCTCCGGTCTGAAGCCTCTCCTTTCAAACCGTAGACCCCAATGCAATTGCTCAATCATG TATAAAATGGTTGTTTACCAAGATGAACTCGACGAGGTTTTAGCCGAAACATCAACGGAAAACAAGACTGTAATTATCGCTGTGGTAAACAAAGCCTATGTGGAAGGGGACAAGTCAATGCTTGATCTATTCTTGGATGGATTCTGGATCGGCGACGATACTCAGGGGTTAGTAAATCACATTTTAATTGTGGCCACCGATCCAGTATCCTACAACCGGTGCAAGTTTCTTCGGCTTCATTGCTACAAGCTCGAAACAGAGGGTGTAGATTTTGCTGGGGAGCAAGCTTTCATGTCTGAAGATTATGTCAAGATGATGTGGAGGCGGACTTTGTTCCTTGGGGATGTTCTCAAGCGGGGCTACAACTTCATCTTTACG GACACCGATATATTATGGCTTAGGAACCCATTTTCCATTATGAGCGCAAACGAAACATTTGACTTTCAAATGGCTTGCGATTCTTACCGAGGGAAGGAATCCTTCGACATCAACAACGGTTTTACCATTGTCAGATCAAACAACAAGACAATTTCATTGTATGATATTTGGTActcgaaaagaaaagaatatgtcGGAAGGAATGAGCAGCACGTTCTTGTGCAGCTCATGCAAAATGGGTTGTTCCAAGACTTAGGACTCAATGTTAGGTTTTTGGATACAATTTATTTTAGTGGCTTTTGCGAAAATAGTAGAGATGTTGGGCTTGTGGTGACCGTTCATGCTAATTGTTGTACTACTATAAGTGCCAAGTTAGCTGATCTAACGATTGTGATCCATGACTGGGAGAGGGCTAAGAAGTTATCTGCCAATGAGACGTCGACATTTAAATGGTCAGAGCACATAGCTTGTACAAATTCGAGAAACAATTGA
- the LOC131320694 gene encoding uncharacterized protein At1g28695-like isoform X1, whose protein sequence is MMRSSSTTVESNQMTSSTTKNRAFDFTILSLLLLGVLFIFIATPSGLKPLLSNRRPQCNCSIMYKMVVYQDELDEVLAETSTENKTVIIAVVNKAYVEGDKSMLDLFLDGFWIGDDTQGLVNHILIVATDPVSYNRCKFLRLHCYKLETEGVDFAGEQAFMSEDYVKMMWRRTLFLGDVLKRGYNFIFTDTDILWLRNPFSVMSPNETFDLQMACETYQGKESFKINNGFTIVRSNHKTISLYDIWYAKGKEYIGKNEQDVFVLLMQNGLLKDLGLSVRFWDTFYFSGFCENSRDVGFVVTVHANCCYTISNKLADLTTVIHDWKRAKKLSANETSTFKWSEHKACNGKN, encoded by the exons ATGATGAGGAGCTCCTCTACTACGGTGGAATCGAATCAAATGACTTCTTCCACAACGAAGAATCGAGCTTTTGATTTCACAATACTGTCGCTCTTGCTCCTCGGTGTACTTTTCATCTTTATCGCTACTCCCTCCGGTCTGAAGCCTCTCCTTTCAAACCGTAGACCCCAATGCAATTGCTCAATCATG TATAAAATGGTTGTTTACCAAGATGAACTCGACGAGGTTTTAGCCGAAACATCAACGGAAAACAAGACTGTAATTATCGCTGTGGTAAACAAAGCCTATGTGGAAGGGGACAAGTCAATGCTTGATCTATTCTTGGATGGATTCTGGATCGGCGACGATACTCAGGGGTTAGTAAATCACATTTTAATTGTGGCCACCGATCCAGTATCCTACAACCGGTGCAAGTTTCTTCGGCTTCATTGCTACAAGCTCGAAACAGAGGGTGTAGATTTTGCTGGGGAGCAAGCTTTCATGTCTGAAGATTATGTCAAGATGATGTGGAGGCGGACTTTGTTCCTTGGGGATGTTCTCAAGCGGGGCTACAACTTCATCTTTACG GACACTGATATATTATGGCTTAGGAACCCATTTTCTGTTATGAGCCCAAACGAAACATTTGACCTTCAAATGGCTTGCGAAACTTACCAAGGGAAAGaatctttcaaaatcaacaACGGTTTTACCATTGTCAGATCGAACCACAAGACTATTTCATTGTACGATATTTGGTACGCGAAAGGAAAAGAATACATCGGAAAGAATGAGCAGGACGTTTTTGTGCTGCTCATGCAAAACGGTTTGCTTAAAGACTTAGGACTCAGTGTTAGATTTTGGGACACATTTTATTTCAGTGGCTTTTGTGAGAATAGTAGAGATGTTGGGTTTGTGGTGACTGTTCATGCTAATTGTTGTTATACTATAAGTAACAAGTTGGCTGATTTAACGACTGTGATTCATGATTGGAAGAGGGCTAAGAAATTATCTGCCAATGAGACGTCGACGTTTAAATGGTCAGAGCACAAAGCTTGTAACGGGAAAAATTGA
- the LOC131320694 gene encoding uncharacterized protein At1g28695-like isoform X5 has product MVVYQDELDEVLAETSTENKTVIIAVVNKAYVEGDKSMLDLFLDGFWIGDDTQGLVNHILIVATDPVSYNRCKFLRLHCYKLETEGVDFAGEQAFMSEDYVKMMWRRTLFLGDVLKRGYNFIFTDTDILWLRNPFSIMSANETFDFQMACDSYRGKESFDINNGFTIVRSNNKTISLYDIWYSKRKEYVGRNEQHVLVQLMQNGLFQDLGLNVRFLDTIYFSGFCENSRDVGLVVTVHANCCTTISAKLADLTIVIHDWERAKKLSANETSTFKWSEHIACTNSRNN; this is encoded by the exons ATGGTTGTTTACCAAGATGAACTCGACGAGGTTTTAGCCGAAACATCAACGGAAAACAAGACTGTAATTATCGCTGTGGTAAACAAAGCCTATGTGGAAGGGGACAAGTCAATGCTTGATCTATTCTTGGATGGATTCTGGATCGGCGACGATACTCAGGGGTTAGTAAATCACATTTTAATTGTGGCCACCGATCCAGTATCCTACAACCGGTGCAAGTTTCTTCGGCTTCATTGCTACAAGCTCGAAACAGAGGGTGTAGATTTTGCTGGGGAGCAAGCTTTCATGTCTGAAGATTATGTCAAGATGATGTGGAGGCGGACTTTGTTCCTTGGGGATGTTCTCAAGCGGGGCTACAACTTCATCTTTACG GACACCGATATATTATGGCTTAGGAACCCATTTTCCATTATGAGCGCAAACGAAACATTTGACTTTCAAATGGCTTGCGATTCTTACCGAGGGAAGGAATCCTTCGACATCAACAACGGTTTTACCATTGTCAGATCAAACAACAAGACAATTTCATTGTATGATATTTGGTActcgaaaagaaaagaatatgtcGGAAGGAATGAGCAGCACGTTCTTGTGCAGCTCATGCAAAATGGGTTGTTCCAAGACTTAGGACTCAATGTTAGGTTTTTGGATACAATTTATTTTAGTGGCTTTTGCGAAAATAGTAGAGATGTTGGGCTTGTGGTGACCGTTCATGCTAATTGTTGTACTACTATAAGTGCCAAGTTAGCTGATCTAACGATTGTGATCCATGACTGGGAGAGGGCTAAGAAGTTATCTGCCAATGAGACGTCGACATTTAAATGGTCAGAGCACATAGCTTGTACAAATTCGAGAAACAATTGA
- the LOC131320694 gene encoding uncharacterized protein LOC131320694 isoform X7, with the protein MWDALLDCDFPYSNFESDSDSNSCDDEFGLVMLFGDQKPYVELPPSGSPRAYSWSDDDSGCDDDHTVPVEKSDGFDVCNTYRMDISKKTRCLDYDMFSKVAVEEYNLRFKGANSELEFVKVLMALSHPCNLIVLYLTLEAKDFADGGTIKIYQAVVWWTVGDVKVESFRLKPPEDEQGSGNRGNEWFWKGH; encoded by the exons ATGTGGGACGCGTTGCTTGATTGTGATTTTCCATATTCAAATTTCGAGTCAGATTCAGATTCAAATTCATGCGACGATGAGTTTGGCCTCGTTATGTTGTTTGGGGACCAAAAACCATACGTGGAGTTGCCTCCTTCAGGATCGCCAAGGGCGTATTCGTGGAGTGATGATGATAGTGGCTGTGACGATGACCATACCGTACCAGTTGAGAAAAGCGAT GGGTTTGATGTATGCAATACCTATCGGATGGACATAAGCAAAAAGACCAGATGCTTGGATTATGACATGTTCTCAAAGGTTGCGGTGGAGGAATACAACCTTCGCTTCAAG GGCGCAAATAGTGAGCTGGAGTTTGTGAAGGTTTTAATGGCACTGTCTCATCCATGCAATCTCATTGTGTTATATTTAACCTTGGAGGCCAAGGATTTTGCTGATGGAGGGACGATTAAGATCTATCAAGCTGTGGTGTGGTGGACGGTAGGTGACGTGAAGGTGGAATCCTTCAGGCTTAAACCTCCCGAGGATGAACAAG GTTCAGGCAATCGTGGGAATGAATGGTTTTGGAAAGGTCACTAA
- the LOC131320692 gene encoding uncharacterized protein At1g28695-like: MKSSSSTQEYFPPCQQSKLDSSSTTKKNRTFEFIILSLLLVVVLYIFVASPSSFKPLLSSPRSQCNCSTPYKMVNYQDELDEVLAETSTENKTVIIVVVNKAYVEGDKSMLDLFLDGFWLGDGTQGLINHILIVATDPVSYNRCKFLRLHCYKLETEGLDFVHEEINGSRNYLKMMWRRTQFLGDILKRGYNFIFTDTDILWLRNPFSILSPNETFDFQIACDRYHGNKPCSVNNGFSIVRSNNKTISLYDTWYEKRKVYVGKNEQDVVEYLIRDGLFRDLGLNVRFLDTLYFSGFCENSRDIRSVVTVHANCCITISAKLADLTTVIRDWERAKKLSTNETSTFKWSEHKACKRKN, from the exons ATGAAGAGCTCCTCTAGTACTCAGGAGTACTTTCCCCCTTGCCAACAATCCAAACTCGATTCTTCTTCTACCACAAAGAAGAATCGAACTTTTGAATTCATAATATTGTCACTCTTGCTCGTCGTTGTACTTTACATCTTCGTCGCCTCTCCTTCTAGTTTCAAGCCTCTCCTTTCCAGCCCCAGATCCCAATGCAATTGCTCAACCCCG TATAAAATGGTTAATTACCaagatgaacttgacgaggttTTAGCCGAAACATCCACAGAAAATAAGACTGTAATTATCGTTGTGGTCAATAAAGCCTATGTGGAAGGGGACAAGTCGATGCTTGATCTATTCTTGGATGGTTTTTGGCTCGGCGATGGTACTCAGGGGTTAATAAATCACATTCTAATTGTGGCCACCGATCCAGTATCCTACAACCGGTGCAAGTTTCTTCGGCTTCATTGCTACAAGCTTGAAACAGAAGGTTTAGATTTTGTTCATGAGGAGATAAACGGGTCTAGAAATTATTTAAAGATGATGTGGAGGCGGACTCAGTTTCTTGGGGATATTCTCAAGCGTGGCTACAACTTCATCTTCACG GACACTGATATATTATGGCTTAGGAACCCATTTTCCATTCTGAGCCCAAACGAAACATTTGACTTTCAAATCGCTTGCGATCGTTACCATGGGAACAAGCCCTGTTCTGTCAACAACGGTTTTTCCATTGTCAGATCGAACAACAAGACAATTTCACTGTATGATACTTggtatgaaaaaagaaaagtctACGTCGGAAAGAACGAGCAGGACGTTGTGGAGTATCTCATACGAGATGGTTTGTTCAGAGACTTAGGACTCAATGTTAGGTTTTTGGACACACTTTATTTTAGTGGCTTTTGTGAAAATAGTAGAGATATTAGGTCTGTGGTGACTGTTCATGCTAATTGTTGTATTACTATAAGTGCTAAGTTGGCTGATCTAACGACTGTAATTCGTGATTGGGAGAGGGCTAAGAAGTTATCTACCAATGAGAcgtcaacgtttaaatggtcaGAGCACAAAGCTTGTAAGAGGAAAAATTGA
- the LOC131320694 gene encoding uncharacterized protein At1g28695-like isoform X3: MVLERSLMYKMVVYQDELDEVLAETSTENKTVIIAVVNKAYVEGDKSMLDLFLDGFWIGDDTQGLVNHILIVATDPVSYNRCKFLRLHCYKLETEGVDFAGEQAFMSEDYVKMMWRRTLFLGDVLKRGYNFIFTDTDILWLRNPFSIMSANETFDFQMACDSYRGKESFDINNGFTIVRSNNKTISLYDIWYSKRKEYVGRNEQHVLVQLMQNGLFQDLGLNVRFLDTIYFSGFCENSRDVGLVVTVHANCCTTISAKLADLTIVIHDWERAKKLSANETSTFKWSEHIACTNSRNN, encoded by the exons ATGGTTTTGGAAAGGTCACTAATG TATAAAATGGTTGTTTACCAAGATGAACTCGACGAGGTTTTAGCCGAAACATCAACGGAAAACAAGACTGTAATTATCGCTGTGGTAAACAAAGCCTATGTGGAAGGGGACAAGTCAATGCTTGATCTATTCTTGGATGGATTCTGGATCGGCGACGATACTCAGGGGTTAGTAAATCACATTTTAATTGTGGCCACCGATCCAGTATCCTACAACCGGTGCAAGTTTCTTCGGCTTCATTGCTACAAGCTCGAAACAGAGGGTGTAGATTTTGCTGGGGAGCAAGCTTTCATGTCTGAAGATTATGTCAAGATGATGTGGAGGCGGACTTTGTTCCTTGGGGATGTTCTCAAGCGGGGCTACAACTTCATCTTTACG GACACCGATATATTATGGCTTAGGAACCCATTTTCCATTATGAGCGCAAACGAAACATTTGACTTTCAAATGGCTTGCGATTCTTACCGAGGGAAGGAATCCTTCGACATCAACAACGGTTTTACCATTGTCAGATCAAACAACAAGACAATTTCATTGTATGATATTTGGTActcgaaaagaaaagaatatgtcGGAAGGAATGAGCAGCACGTTCTTGTGCAGCTCATGCAAAATGGGTTGTTCCAAGACTTAGGACTCAATGTTAGGTTTTTGGATACAATTTATTTTAGTGGCTTTTGCGAAAATAGTAGAGATGTTGGGCTTGTGGTGACCGTTCATGCTAATTGTTGTACTACTATAAGTGCCAAGTTAGCTGATCTAACGATTGTGATCCATGACTGGGAGAGGGCTAAGAAGTTATCTGCCAATGAGACGTCGACATTTAAATGGTCAGAGCACATAGCTTGTACAAATTCGAGAAACAATTGA
- the LOC131320694 gene encoding uncharacterized protein At1g28695-like isoform X4: protein MNKYKMVVYQDELDEVLAETSTENKTVIIAVVNKAYVEGDKSMLDLFLDGFWIGDDTQGLVNHILIVATDPVSYNRCKFLRLHCYKLETEGVDFAGEQAFMSEDYVKMMWRRTLFLGDVLKRGYNFIFTDTDILWLRNPFSIMSANETFDFQMACDSYRGKESFDINNGFTIVRSNNKTISLYDIWYSKRKEYVGRNEQHVLVQLMQNGLFQDLGLNVRFLDTIYFSGFCENSRDVGLVVTVHANCCTTISAKLADLTIVIHDWERAKKLSANETSTFKWSEHIACTNSRNN from the exons ATGAACAAG TATAAAATGGTTGTTTACCAAGATGAACTCGACGAGGTTTTAGCCGAAACATCAACGGAAAACAAGACTGTAATTATCGCTGTGGTAAACAAAGCCTATGTGGAAGGGGACAAGTCAATGCTTGATCTATTCTTGGATGGATTCTGGATCGGCGACGATACTCAGGGGTTAGTAAATCACATTTTAATTGTGGCCACCGATCCAGTATCCTACAACCGGTGCAAGTTTCTTCGGCTTCATTGCTACAAGCTCGAAACAGAGGGTGTAGATTTTGCTGGGGAGCAAGCTTTCATGTCTGAAGATTATGTCAAGATGATGTGGAGGCGGACTTTGTTCCTTGGGGATGTTCTCAAGCGGGGCTACAACTTCATCTTTACG GACACCGATATATTATGGCTTAGGAACCCATTTTCCATTATGAGCGCAAACGAAACATTTGACTTTCAAATGGCTTGCGATTCTTACCGAGGGAAGGAATCCTTCGACATCAACAACGGTTTTACCATTGTCAGATCAAACAACAAGACAATTTCATTGTATGATATTTGGTActcgaaaagaaaagaatatgtcGGAAGGAATGAGCAGCACGTTCTTGTGCAGCTCATGCAAAATGGGTTGTTCCAAGACTTAGGACTCAATGTTAGGTTTTTGGATACAATTTATTTTAGTGGCTTTTGCGAAAATAGTAGAGATGTTGGGCTTGTGGTGACCGTTCATGCTAATTGTTGTACTACTATAAGTGCCAAGTTAGCTGATCTAACGATTGTGATCCATGACTGGGAGAGGGCTAAGAAGTTATCTGCCAATGAGACGTCGACATTTAAATGGTCAGAGCACATAGCTTGTACAAATTCGAGAAACAATTGA